A single Nicotiana tabacum cultivar K326 chromosome 5, ASM71507v2, whole genome shotgun sequence DNA region contains:
- the LOC107826572 gene encoding nascent polypeptide-associated complex subunit alpha-like protein 1 isoform X2 — protein MTAQSQEEILAAHLEQQKIESEEPIIEDEADDDDDEDDDDDKDEDDAEDGDASGRSKQSRSEKKSRKAMIKLGMKPIPGVSRVTVKKSKNILFVISKPDVFKSPASDTYVIFGEAKIEDLSSQLQSQAAEQFKAPNLSNVISKPEPSTVAQDDEDVDETGVEPKDIELVMTQAGVSRAKAVKALKGADGDIVSAIMELTN, from the exons ATGACTGCTCAATCCCAAGAAGAAATCCTAGCCGCTCATCTCGAACAACAAAAGATTGAA TCAGAGGAGCCGATCATTGAGGATGAggccgatgatgatgatgatgaagatgatgacgaTGACAAAGATGAAGATGATGCTGAAG ATGGAGATGCTAGTGGTAGGTCAAAGCAGAGCAGgagcgagaagaagagtcgaaaAGCTATGATAAAGCTCGGAATGAAGCCAATCCCGGGGGTTAGCCGTGTCACTGTCAAGAAGAGCAAGAAT ATTCTATTTGTCATTTCGAAACCGGATGTTTTCAAAAGCCCCGCGTCAGACACATACGTTATATTTGGTGAGGCAAAGATTGAGGATTTGAGCTCACAATTGCAGAGTCAAGCTGCTGAGCAGTTCAAGGCTCCTAATTTGAGCAACGTTATATCAAAGCCAGAGCCATCAACAGTAGCTCAGGACGATGAGGATGTAGATGAAACTGGCGTAGAACCCAAGGATATCGAGCTGGTTATGACTCAAGCAGGTGTTTCCAGAGCTAAAGCTGTCAAAGCTCTCAAGGGTGCAGATGGTGATATTGTCTCTGCCATTATGGAGCTTACAAACTAG
- the LOC107826572 gene encoding nascent polypeptide-associated complex subunit alpha-like protein isoform X1, translating into MTAQSQEEILAAHLEQQKIESEEPIIEDEADDDDDEDDDDDKDEDDAEEDGDASGRSKQSRSEKKSRKAMIKLGMKPIPGVSRVTVKKSKNILFVISKPDVFKSPASDTYVIFGEAKIEDLSSQLQSQAAEQFKAPNLSNVISKPEPSTVAQDDEDVDETGVEPKDIELVMTQAGVSRAKAVKALKGADGDIVSAIMELTN; encoded by the exons ATGACTGCTCAATCCCAAGAAGAAATCCTAGCCGCTCATCTCGAACAACAAAAGATTGAA TCAGAGGAGCCGATCATTGAGGATGAggccgatgatgatgatgatgaagatgatgacgaTGACAAAGATGAAGATGATGCTGAAG AAGATGGAGATGCTAGTGGTAGGTCAAAGCAGAGCAGgagcgagaagaagagtcgaaaAGCTATGATAAAGCTCGGAATGAAGCCAATCCCGGGGGTTAGCCGTGTCACTGTCAAGAAGAGCAAGAAT ATTCTATTTGTCATTTCGAAACCGGATGTTTTCAAAAGCCCCGCGTCAGACACATACGTTATATTTGGTGAGGCAAAGATTGAGGATTTGAGCTCACAATTGCAGAGTCAAGCTGCTGAGCAGTTCAAGGCTCCTAATTTGAGCAACGTTATATCAAAGCCAGAGCCATCAACAGTAGCTCAGGACGATGAGGATGTAGATGAAACTGGCGTAGAACCCAAGGATATCGAGCTGGTTATGACTCAAGCAGGTGTTTCCAGAGCTAAAGCTGTCAAAGCTCTCAAGGGTGCAGATGGTGATATTGTCTCTGCCATTATGGAGCTTACAAACTAG
- the LOC142181078 gene encoding putative pectinesterase/pectinesterase inhibitor 7, with product MVFQNCLIEARMPLPGQYITITAQQKNGEKEATRLVLQTCTLKLETPDTEFHRPIDKSKRMDRVSGRAPIRPFYMEFNNRVPGVNTTGRVMWAHVTSDPKVASSFLLGILSMVTNGYPPPDLEKL from the exons ATGGTGTTCCAGAATTGTTTAATTGAAGCACGTATGCCACTTCCTGGCCAATATATTACTATCACAGCACAACAGAAAAATGGTGAGAAAGAAGCAACAAGACTCGTGTTGCAAACTTGCACGTTAAAATTAGAAACTCCGGATACGG AGTTTCATAGACCTATTGATAAATCCAAAAGGATGGATAGAGTTTCAGGGAGAGCCCCTATTCGCCCATTCTATATGGAATTCAATAATAGAGTACCTGGCGTAAACACAACGGGACGTGTGATGTGGGCGCATGTCACTAGTGATCCTAAAGTTGCATCAAGTTTCTTGTTAGGAATTTTGTCCATGGTGACAAATGGATACCCTCCACCAGATTTAGAGAAATTATAA